CTACCGTCTCGGTCCCGAAGTCCACCTCGCACATCGGAGCTTCGGTGGTCAACAATCCAACAGAGACGAGAATGGAGTTAAGTCGAGATGCCATCCCCAGAAGCGCGTCGGTGGTCGTGGTGGACGACGTGCTCGCGACAGGAAAAACACTCTGTGCCGTACTACACCTGCTGCAGGAAGCCAGCGTACGAGCTGAAGATATCAGTGTCATGGTTGTTGCGGAGTTCCCCGTTCATCGTGGTCGCAAAATGCTGCACCAGCGTGGCTTTGGCAGGGTTAATGTACAGAGCCTTTTGGTTTACGATGGTGTTTAGCTTGCGACAGTCATGCAATATTAGGGTACATGCTCATGGTTGGATTAAGTTCACTTTCTTTTGATATTTGTTGACTAAATGATGATATTGCCATTTCCTAATACACAACTGGAAACCATTGGCCCCCTATGACTGATAAAGGACAAATACAACATAGCTTTTCTTCATAATCACGCACCACCAGACGTGGGCAGGCATTGCGGCTTCTCCCTGGTGGCTGCCACAAAGTGAACCAGATCTTCCAGTTTTTCTTGAATGTCCTGCTCCAACAGCGTCCCAACCAGATTCTGAATTAACGCCCTTGCCATAATAATGTTGCCCCTGAACTCGGACATGTCTCCCTCGCACCACGCATCTTCAATCTTGGAGCGGTACTCGCCCACCCTGTGTGCAAGGTTCCAAGTGTAGTTTCTAGCATCATGGCCGCTGCCGTCCGCCTGTAGGCAGAAGAAATGCGCCTTTTCACCCTCCCCTTTGCTTCTATACAGGGCCGCCAGGCGGTAGAGTGTATGCTCTCTCAAACGCAACGTGCCACGGTTGCCGAGAATGCGGAACAGCGCCCTTTCTTGCCCGGCTGTGTCCCCAAGCAACATATCAACCTTGCCTAGCATAAGCGTCAATTTGTCCCAGCGATTCCACTCATCTTGCTCCTCCTGGTCTATGTGGCCGCGGCTGGCCGCCTTGCTGCCTCTGACCTTCTCAATGGCTTTGATCCTCTCGGCCAATAGGGCGCGCCTAGCAGTTAGCCCCTCTCGGTCGAGCTCGGATAACTTGGGCCCTGGGTTGGCCTTTTGCTTGCCCTTCTCAGAGTtggtcttctttttcttggccttctcggGGTCGGCGTTCTGAGGTTTGACATCCTCGTGGCTCGCGTTGTCATGGTCAGCATTGCCATGTTCGGCGTTCTCGGGGCGGATCTTCTCAGGACTGTCTTCCTGGGTGCTGGTCTTGTCAGGGCTGGTATTCTCAGGGTTGGCCTTCTGCTTTCGCTTCTCAGGGCCGATCTTTGTTTTTTCGGCCTTCTCAGGGTCGGCATCCTTAGGGCGGGCTTGCTCCGGGCTGGCGCTCTCAGGCTCGGCGTCCTCATAATTAACAATCTCAAGGTCATCGTCCTCAGAGTTGTCGCTTTGATGATCGGTAGAGTTATCGCTTTGATGGTCGGTAGAGCTGTCGCTTTGATGGTCGGTAGAGTTGGGATCAGGGTTGGCTGGAAATGGGGTATGGAACGGGGAGCGCATGAAGATGTTAGCCATCCTCGCTGGTCTCTTTTCCGAAGCCATTATGATGTTGAATAAGGGTGACTTTGTTTGAATGTTGAAAGGTCAAGATGGAAATTTAGGATGAGAACCAGATGTAGGATTGTGGAGTACGAGATTCTatctgggatgggatggggtttATATAACTTTGTATGCCAGTTTGGCTCCTTTACCAGTGAATCAGGTGGAGTGAATTGGGATTTGCCAGATTGAGTAAGATTCTCATTCTAAATAGAAGTCTAGTAGTGAATATGCCTTTCCTATCTGTAAAGCATCTGGTATGGCggaatataaatctattagTGAATAGGCGGTTTACacttataataaatctaatgGTGCGTAGCCATACTCTAGTGGTGAGTATATCTATGAAAAGAAATGCATGGCAGGTGAGATAGGCAGGCAGTGTAAATATGAAGTAACCGCAGTAGCCTTAGTGACTTCTACCGCGGGGTTTCTACCAGCTTGCCTTGGAGGATTCACAATAGGAATAGTCTTGGAATTTTAACAAAACTACTGATTATCACATGCCGAGTTGTTCAAGTAGGCTATAGCTTAGCTGGTTTACACGTTTTAGACATGAATAGGCCGGACGGATACACATGAAAGTACATACCCAGAGGCGAAGAAGTACTTGAAGATCAGTTCTACATTGAACAAAATTTGACACCAGTAAGGACACTTCAAAACGGAATATGATTACATTTATTCATTGTTCTGGCACTATTACGCATGATGTTAGAGCAATACCCATCCACATCTACAAATCATCAAAGCACCCCCATCAGCTTCCGGACACTACATATCTGAATCCACAAAATATACgcaccagcagccagcgTTAGCCATGTCCacgcccaacaacagcagtagAAATAATCATAGATAATCCAGTGTTCAAGGTTAAACCTGTTCGGGGCGCCAGCCGGCGCTGAAGCAGCCAGGATCCCCCAAACTGCCAGATAGGTTTTCACGATATAGCTTCCCACAATTAGAGCAACTACCAGAAATGTGATATGGACAGCAAGTGCGAATCGTTTCCGGTGTGGTGTGTTTATTTCCATGTCTGCCCAAGCGATTGGGACTTTGTGTGGCCATCCGGATAGGCTTTGGCCATTAAGACTGATgacatcgaggaggaagatttgCCGGACGGTGtgaatgaggaggatgataaCTGGGACCCAGAACCACATGGTTATGACATGCTCTGGGGCGGACAGTTCCAAAGTGAAGCTAGACATTTTAGACGATTTCTGCGAGAGCGAATGCTGGATGATTACGCCAGCTGGCTAACGGGTACAAGTGGCTTATATATAGGACCGCAAGGTTAATCCagttttatagtataatGACATGTCCTTTTGTTCGTCAGTAATGAATGACTTCTTTGAGGACACATAATGGGACAAGGTCTTGCAGTGTTTCATCCGATACATAGTAATCATATTCACATATACGGTTCAGACTGAATGAAGCCATATCTACACAGTACATCAGGGATAAACAGTCGGTAAAGCATGATAATACCCAAAGGCATTATCAGGATCAtacttcctcttcaattCCGCCAGTCTGGGCAACTTTCTCTCGCTATAAACCTCCTCGATGGTTTCATCCCCATGTGCATAATTCACATACACAGCAAGCCCTCCATATCCAGAGGTCTCAGCGAGTTCCTCACGGATAGCACGTCCAGTGGCCGCAGCTGCATCTCTAGCACCATCGTCTCCCTCGGTCCAGGCATTCTGGACACTCCTATACAACTAGTCAGTCATCGCCATTTACAGTGAAGATAAAGAAGGTAGTCATACAGATACACCTGCGTATCCCGCCACGGATAGGCCGTCTCGTCATCCGGCACAGCCTTCATAGCTTGATTCGACCAAGCTTCGAAAAGCACCGTTCCCTTACGCGCACCTGGCGTCGAGGCAAATAGGTCGTTCATGGTGTTAAACATGGACACCCAGGCTGTGGCGTTGCGCTCGCGCAGGTTCGCAGCGAAGAGCTCGTGCTGGCCTCCTGGTGTACAGATCATGGCGTCCCATCCGAAGGAGCCCTCCGCTGTGAGGCGGTTCCATGGGAGTTCGGTgatgttcttttctttgGGTCCGAGATCGAGGATTGGAGCCAGCAGTGAGATAGCCTGGGCTTTGGGGCCGTGGTAGACGCAGCTTGCTCTTAGGCCGGCCTGGAGGATTGTTAGAAAGGGTATACTCTGAAAAGGGCTGGGTGGGTACCTCTCCAGTGGCAGTGTCGTAGAATATGTACGAGGCGATTGCCCATTTTTCAGAGAGGTTGAACTCGGCGAGGGCGTGGAAGTAGGAGGAATTGAGATGGGCTGGGAAGGCAAGGTCAATGCTCGTGAATGTACCAGTCAATGGATGCAGCTGGTATTTTGCAGAGGAGACGACGCCAAAGTTCTGCCCGGCACCTCGAATGGCCCAGAAGAGATCAGGATTGGAGGTCTGAGAGGCTTCAAGGACCTGGCCAGAGGCTGTAACAACGCGGGCAGATAGGAGAGCGTCAAGCACCAGGCCGTCTGTTCCCTGCTGGCGTCCAATGCCACCTCCAAGGGTGAGGCCAACCATGCCAACGCAGCTGCATATGCCGGTCTCTATTATCCGTCAATTGAACTGCTCACTTCAAGTGTATGTAGCTGGAGACTTGCGTATCTGATATCCTGCTTCAAAAACAGGGTCGTAGATCTCGCTTACACGAACCCCCGGCCCGACAGTGAGCGTGCCAGCAGAGGCATTAATTGATATAGAGTTCAGCGAACTCAGGTCAATTGCCAGGCCATCATGGAGATCTCCCAATGTGCCACTATAGCCGTGACGACCGCCAGTTGCTAGAAACGGGATGTTGTGGGCTGTGGCCAGTTCGACCTAGTCGATGTCAGAGTCGATAGACTTCAAGGACATTATATAGGGCCTCACAGCTGTGGCTAGGTCCTCCTCAGACCCAACGGACAAAGCGGCCGAGTATGTTGGGGCCCGGTACTCTGTCCATCTAGTCGTGGCATTTGTGAACTCGCTTTCCCCAGGAATCGATATCTCTGTGTGAGGCGACCAGTCCTGCCTGTTGAGAATGGAGCTGAGATTAGCCACTGCATCTCTAGTTGCAGCTATACTGCTCTGACAGAGCCAGAGAGCTGTAAACGCAAGGGAACCGGGAAAATACATCCTCGTGGACTCCGGAAGGACGACATTCTGCCATCAAAGGGGCTGTCCTTCTTATACCCGGTCTCACGGACCTGCTGCGGTTAGGCAACCCAGCTACGTGGCACTGGAGGAAAGAGGAGGGGTTCGAACCTTGCGTAGTCACATTGCTCTCGTCACATTGTTCAAGTGGGTCTATTAGGACAAAGGCTTGAATGGCAAGATGGATCGTCGTGCATGAACCCTCGATCGAGCCTCTATCGGATGATCTACTCGCTAGTTCACGCCCCGTTCTTTATTGTCAACTCAGTTCCTCCATCCATGACTCGGCTAGTCGAACTCAGTTGATGCAATTGATTCCAGTTGCGCAGCTTTGAACTATTTCCGGGGTAGGAATAGTCCGCCAAAGTCCATTATGGCTCGTAACTTCGCCGCTTCCTGAGACGTCCATGCGGCCTTCGACATAGGGATGAGGGATACCGGGATCGACAGTGTCAAACCCATTGTCAACTAAGCCCTTCCACTGAGCCTTGGGAGCTTTGATGCGCTAAAGGCGGTAATATCGTAAAGGCTTTTATTAAGGTTGGCTCGAAAATAGTGGGCCTCCAAAGAAGACGTAAAACTCCTGGGGCCTGCCTGGTACTGCCACCACAGCGTCCACCCCACCCCATCCAGCCTTCTGGAATGTTGGCCAGCTGGACCGGAGAATGTCTGGAGAGGTATGGCACCATTTCACCGCTCATTCCCTCCTGCCCAACGCGTAGGACATGTATTAGTCTTGTAGCATAACTGCTTTCCCCTTCCTCGGTCCAGATATGATATGCAAAGACAGACCGTCCATATTGAGGCCTTGCAAGGACATGTCAGTGGTCAATAGtgcagatggcgaggaacaGATATAACAGTTCAGTACTGTAATATCCAAAAGCGACGCCATAGGAGGGCTGAATGGTATACACAGCTCAGAATTAATTCAGTAATATCATATCATACATCCCACACCAACTCCGCCGCAACGGCCACATGCTCGAAACGCTCTTTAATGagcaccatcttctccaccAAAATCCTCCTCGACATCGCCTGCAGATTGCGAAACGTAAAGATAACATTCTTCATAAACACAATATCAtcaatcctcctcgtcgtctcctccaacccGACAACCGGCCCATGCAGAACCACATCCGCAATCGTATTAGTAATCTCCAGCAGCTTGCTCAGAATTGACGACCCGTGGATCTGGATCGTATTCTGCGAGATCTTGGTCAGAAACTGGCGTAGCTGGTTCGACAGCCGGAGTGGCATTTCCAGCGAGAAAATCGGGCTCGAGGCTTGCGACGAGAGAAGGCAGTTCGACATGGCCATTTGCCAGAGCAGCGTGCGCATCCATTGCCGCGTT
Above is a window of Aspergillus puulaauensis MK2 DNA, chromosome 2, nearly complete sequence DNA encoding:
- a CDS encoding FAD-binding oxidoreductase (CAZy:AA7;~COG:C;~EggNog:ENOG410PMQH;~InterPro:IPR016166,IPR012951,IPR036318;~PFAM:PF08031;~go_function: GO:0016491 - oxidoreductase activity [Evidence IEA];~go_function: GO:0050660 - flavin adenine dinucleotide binding [Evidence IEA];~go_function: GO:0071949 - FAD binding [Evidence IEA];~go_process: GO:0055114 - oxidation-reduction process [Evidence IEA]) encodes the protein MVGLTLGGGIGRQQGTDGLVLDALLSARVVTASGQVLEASQTSNPDLFWAIRGAGQNFGVVSSAKYQLHPLTGTFTSIDLAFPAHLNSSYFHALAEFNLSEKWAIASYIFYDTATGEAGLRASCVYHGPKAQAISLLAPILDLGPKEKNITELPWNRLTAEGSFGWDAMICTPGGQHELFAANLRERNATAWVSMFNTMNDLFASTPGARKGTVLFEAWSNQAMKAVPDDETAYPWRDTQVYLSVQNAWTEGDDGARDAAAATGRAIREELAETSGYGGLAVYVNYAHGDETIEEVYSERKLPRLAELKRKYDPDNAFGYYHALPTVYP
- a CDS encoding FAD-binding oxidoreductase (COG:C;~EggNog:ENOG410PMQH;~InterPro:IPR016166,IPR006094,IPR036318;~PFAM:PF01565;~SECRETED:SignalP(1-20);~go_function: GO:0016491 - oxidoreductase activity [Evidence IEA];~go_function: GO:0050660 - flavin adenine dinucleotide binding [Evidence IEA];~go_function: GO:0071949 - FAD binding [Evidence IEA];~go_process: GO:0055114 - oxidation-reduction process [Evidence IEA]), encoding MYFPGSLAFTALWLCQSSIAATRDAVANLSSILNRQDWSPHTEISIPGESEFTNATTRWTEYRAPTYSAALSVGSEEDLATAVELATAHNIPFLATGGRHGYSGTLGDLHDGLAIDLSSLNSISINASAGTLTVGPGVRVSEIYDPVFEAGYQIRKSPATYT